In Drosophila subpulchrella strain 33 F10 #4 breed RU33 chromosome 3R, RU_Dsub_v1.1 Primary Assembly, whole genome shotgun sequence, the following are encoded in one genomic region:
- the LOC119555955 gene encoding uncharacterized protein LOC119555955 isoform X2, giving the protein MAAGKIPDWVNADIFEDVLQSTVKGYSKVRNFKAESGSAAGDNYATIMLRAYIEVELQDGTIKQVSYMVKLPHQLEVYKEMMKHTNIFEIERTMYNEVVPEMEALYKAAGVEVTFGAKSYDLKNAKSEYIALEDLCVKGFKNANRLEGLDQAHTERVLRKLAQWHAATAVRVATKGQYPEIVLKGFFKEENKPMMNEMMNGMGQIFLKCCATYEGNEAYIDKVKALKPVVIDEMFKLGEVDPTDFNVLNHGDSWSNNIMFQYDEFGKIKEVYMVDYQVSKYGSVAQDLLYFLISSTKLEDKLSKFDYYVKVYHDNLVEHLRILKYSKPLPSLRDIHKVLFRYGLFAYSVATGVMAAVLVDPTESASFENFIGDSAEGADFQMQMYNNPRYRKHIQI; this is encoded by the exons ATGGCTGCTGGTAAAATACCCGATTGGGTCAATGCAGATATTTTTGAGGATGTTCTCCAATCCACTGTGAAGGGGTACTCAAAGGTCAGGAACTTTAAGGCGGAAAGTGGTTCCGCTGCGGGTGACAACTACGCCACCATAATGCTCCGAGCTTACATCGAAGTGGAGCTGCAAG ATGGTACAATCAAACAGGTGTCTTACATGGTAAAGCTGCCACATCAGCTGGAGGTGTACAAGGAAATGATGAAGCACACAAATATCTTTGAAATCGAGCGCACCATGTACAATGAGGTTGTTCCCGAGATGGAGGCTCTTTACAAGGCGGCGGGGGTAGAGGTAACTTTTGGAGCCAAGAGCTACGATCTGAAGAATGCCAAAAGCGAATACATAGCTCTGGAGGATCTGTGCGTAAAAGGATTCAAAAACGCCAATCGTCTCGAGGGACTCGATCAAGCCCACACGGAAAGGGTTCTCCGGAAGTTGGCCCAATGGCATGCTGCGACCGCCGTGAGAGTAGCCACCAAGGGCCAGTACCCGGAAATCGTTCTGAAGGGATTCTTCAAGGAGGAAAACAAGCCGATGATGAATGAAATGATGAATGGCATGGGACAGATATTCCTCAAATGCTGTGCCACATACGAAGGCAACGAGGCGTACATAGACAAAGTG AAAGCTCTAAAGCCAGTGGTAATAGATGAAATGTTCAAGTTGGGCGAAGTCGATCCTACCGACTTTAATGTTCTAAACCACGGCGACTCCTGGTCAAATAACATTATGTTTCAGTACGATGAGTTCGGAAAAATAAAGGAAGTGTATATGGTGGACTATCAGGTCTCGAAGTACGGATCTGTTGCCCAGGATCTGCTCTACTTTCTGATTTCTTCCACCAAGCTAGAAGACAAGCTAAGCAAATTCGATTACTATGTTAAGGTGTACCATGATAATCTGGTGGAGCACCTAAGAATACTGAAATATTCCAAACCACTGCCCAGTCTGCGAGACATTCACAAGGTGTTGTTTAGATATGGACTTTTTG CCTACTCCGTGGCCACAGGGGTAATGGCAGCTGTTCTTGTTGATCCAACAGAAAGCGCCAGTTTTGAGAACTTTATTGGCGACTCTGCCGAGGGAGCGGACTTCCAGATGCAAATGTACAATAACCCCCGCTACCGAAAACACATTCAG ATATAA
- the LOC119555955 gene encoding uncharacterized protein LOC119555955 isoform X1, which yields MAAGKIPDWVNADIFEDVLQSTVKGYSKVRNFKAESGSAAGDNYATIMLRAYIEVELQDGTIKQVSYMVKLPHQLEVYKEMMKHTNIFEIERTMYNEVVPEMEALYKAAGVEVTFGAKSYDLKNAKSEYIALEDLCVKGFKNANRLEGLDQAHTERVLRKLAQWHAATAVRVATKGQYPEIVLKGFFKEENKPMMNEMMNGMGQIFLKCCATYEGNEAYIDKVKALKPVVIDEMFKLGEVDPTDFNVLNHGDSWSNNIMFQYDEFGKIKEVYMVDYQVSKYGSVAQDLLYFLISSTKLEDKLSKFDYYVKVYHDNLVEHLRILKYSKPLPSLRDIHKVLFRYGLFAYSVATGVMAAVLVDPTESASFENFIGDSAEGADFQMQMYNNPRYRKHIQVILPWLLNRGALDIN from the exons ATGGCTGCTGGTAAAATACCCGATTGGGTCAATGCAGATATTTTTGAGGATGTTCTCCAATCCACTGTGAAGGGGTACTCAAAGGTCAGGAACTTTAAGGCGGAAAGTGGTTCCGCTGCGGGTGACAACTACGCCACCATAATGCTCCGAGCTTACATCGAAGTGGAGCTGCAAG ATGGTACAATCAAACAGGTGTCTTACATGGTAAAGCTGCCACATCAGCTGGAGGTGTACAAGGAAATGATGAAGCACACAAATATCTTTGAAATCGAGCGCACCATGTACAATGAGGTTGTTCCCGAGATGGAGGCTCTTTACAAGGCGGCGGGGGTAGAGGTAACTTTTGGAGCCAAGAGCTACGATCTGAAGAATGCCAAAAGCGAATACATAGCTCTGGAGGATCTGTGCGTAAAAGGATTCAAAAACGCCAATCGTCTCGAGGGACTCGATCAAGCCCACACGGAAAGGGTTCTCCGGAAGTTGGCCCAATGGCATGCTGCGACCGCCGTGAGAGTAGCCACCAAGGGCCAGTACCCGGAAATCGTTCTGAAGGGATTCTTCAAGGAGGAAAACAAGCCGATGATGAATGAAATGATGAATGGCATGGGACAGATATTCCTCAAATGCTGTGCCACATACGAAGGCAACGAGGCGTACATAGACAAAGTG AAAGCTCTAAAGCCAGTGGTAATAGATGAAATGTTCAAGTTGGGCGAAGTCGATCCTACCGACTTTAATGTTCTAAACCACGGCGACTCCTGGTCAAATAACATTATGTTTCAGTACGATGAGTTCGGAAAAATAAAGGAAGTGTATATGGTGGACTATCAGGTCTCGAAGTACGGATCTGTTGCCCAGGATCTGCTCTACTTTCTGATTTCTTCCACCAAGCTAGAAGACAAGCTAAGCAAATTCGATTACTATGTTAAGGTGTACCATGATAATCTGGTGGAGCACCTAAGAATACTGAAATATTCCAAACCACTGCCCAGTCTGCGAGACATTCACAAGGTGTTGTTTAGATATGGACTTTTTG CCTACTCCGTGGCCACAGGGGTAATGGCAGCTGTTCTTGTTGATCCAACAGAAAGCGCCAGTTTTGAGAACTTTATTGGCGACTCTGCCGAGGGAGCGGACTTCCAGATGCAAATGTACAATAACCCCCGCTACCGAAAACACATTCAGGTAATCCTACCCTGGCTGCTTAATCGCGGTGCCCTGGATATCAATTAG
- the LOC119555942 gene encoding uncharacterized protein LOC119555942 isoform X1, producing the protein MTDQATPKWVNKELFHGLLEQNNKNFKAILKFVPTSAISKGENYLTIVLRIQIEMQLNDSDDSTEDISYILKIPLVPEGEENDFKDMFDAELDMYDHLIPELEDLYAENTSISPKFKPVHLKFPGNSVKSDYILLEDLRKRGYRNADRTQGLEQFEVEAALKKLAQWHAASAKRVVELGEYEKGIRESYFTAEHQKLLDEFNINFCMPFLECMQKYNLEPGQLVLISDYTSHLTDLNIEFGKNDPMELSVLNHGDFWCNNFMFKYKDNSEVEDVCFIDFQLPKFGTPAQDLFCMLMTSPKFSIKLDKFDHFIEYYHQQLVDHLSLLNYNRNAPTLAQFHTHLYRYSLWAFICAQRMLPIVLLPPDVDSNIGNVMGNSEEAIAFKRKMFLLPDYVDQIKVILPWLINRGYIR; encoded by the exons ATGACAGACCAAGCAACTCCGAAGTGGGTTAACAAAGAGCTATTCCATGGCTTGTTAGAACAGAATAATAAAAACTTCAAGGCGATACTAAAATTCGTTCCCACATCGGCGATTAGTAAAGGGGAGAATTATTTGACGATCGTGCTACGTATTCAAATTGAAATGCAGCTGAACG ATTCAGATGATAGCACCGAAGATATCAGCTATATACTGAAGATTCCCTTGGTTCCGGAAGGTGAGGAAAACGATTTTAAGGATATGTTCGATGCCGAACTAGACATGTACGATCATCTGATCCCAGAACTGGAAGACCTGTATGCCGAAAACACTTCAATCTCACCGAAATTCAAGCCTGTGCATTTGAAGTTTCCAGGAAATTCGGTGAAAAGCGATTACATTCTATTGGAGGACCTGCGAAAAAGGGGATACAGGAATGCCGACAGAACTCAGGGCTTGGAACAATTTGAAGTGGAGGCAGCACTCAAGAAGTTGGCCCAGTGGCATGCGGCCTCTGCGAAAAGAGTCGTTGAACTGGGGGAGTACGAGAAGGGTATTCGCGAGAGCTACTTCACGGCCGAGCACCAGAAACTGCTGGATGAATTTAACATTAATTTCTGTATGCCTTTCTTGGAGTGCATGCAGAAATATAATCTGGAACCAGGACAGCTGGTCTTAATA AGCGACTACACATCACATTTGACGGATTTAAATATAGAGTTTGGCAAAAACGATCCTATGGAGTTGAGTGTGCTAAACCATGGCGATTTTTGGTGCAACAATTTTATGTTCAAATATAAGGATAACTCTGAGGTAGAGGATGTTTGCTTTATCGATTTTCAACTGCCTAAATTTG GCACACCCGCCCAGGATCTATTTTGCATGCTGATGACGTCTCCCAAATTTTCGATAAAGTTGGATAAGTTTGATCACTTCATAGAGTATTATCACCAGCAGCTTGTCGATCATCTAAGTCTGCTCAACTACAATCGGAATGCGCCCACACTAGCTCAATTTCACACCCATCTGTACAGATACAGTCTCTGGG CTTTTATTTGCGCTCAGCGCATGCTGCCTATAGTGCTGCTCCCGCCCGATGTCGATTCAAATATTGGCAATGTTATGGGAAACTCGGAGGAGGCGATAGCATTCAAGCGTAAGATGTTTCTCCTGCCGGATTACGTGGATCAGATAAAAGTCATATTACCTTGGCTTATAAACCGGGGTTATATAAGATAA
- the LOC119555942 gene encoding uncharacterized protein LOC119555942 isoform X2, whose amino-acid sequence MTDQATPKWVNKELFHGLLEQNNKNFKAILKFVPTSAISKGENYLTIVLRIQIEMQLNDDSTEDISYILKIPLVPEGEENDFKDMFDAELDMYDHLIPELEDLYAENTSISPKFKPVHLKFPGNSVKSDYILLEDLRKRGYRNADRTQGLEQFEVEAALKKLAQWHAASAKRVVELGEYEKGIRESYFTAEHQKLLDEFNINFCMPFLECMQKYNLEPGQLVLISDYTSHLTDLNIEFGKNDPMELSVLNHGDFWCNNFMFKYKDNSEVEDVCFIDFQLPKFGTPAQDLFCMLMTSPKFSIKLDKFDHFIEYYHQQLVDHLSLLNYNRNAPTLAQFHTHLYRYSLWAFICAQRMLPIVLLPPDVDSNIGNVMGNSEEAIAFKRKMFLLPDYVDQIKVILPWLINRGYIR is encoded by the exons ATGACAGACCAAGCAACTCCGAAGTGGGTTAACAAAGAGCTATTCCATGGCTTGTTAGAACAGAATAATAAAAACTTCAAGGCGATACTAAAATTCGTTCCCACATCGGCGATTAGTAAAGGGGAGAATTATTTGACGATCGTGCTACGTATTCAAATTGAAATGCAGCTGAACG ATGATAGCACCGAAGATATCAGCTATATACTGAAGATTCCCTTGGTTCCGGAAGGTGAGGAAAACGATTTTAAGGATATGTTCGATGCCGAACTAGACATGTACGATCATCTGATCCCAGAACTGGAAGACCTGTATGCCGAAAACACTTCAATCTCACCGAAATTCAAGCCTGTGCATTTGAAGTTTCCAGGAAATTCGGTGAAAAGCGATTACATTCTATTGGAGGACCTGCGAAAAAGGGGATACAGGAATGCCGACAGAACTCAGGGCTTGGAACAATTTGAAGTGGAGGCAGCACTCAAGAAGTTGGCCCAGTGGCATGCGGCCTCTGCGAAAAGAGTCGTTGAACTGGGGGAGTACGAGAAGGGTATTCGCGAGAGCTACTTCACGGCCGAGCACCAGAAACTGCTGGATGAATTTAACATTAATTTCTGTATGCCTTTCTTGGAGTGCATGCAGAAATATAATCTGGAACCAGGACAGCTGGTCTTAATA AGCGACTACACATCACATTTGACGGATTTAAATATAGAGTTTGGCAAAAACGATCCTATGGAGTTGAGTGTGCTAAACCATGGCGATTTTTGGTGCAACAATTTTATGTTCAAATATAAGGATAACTCTGAGGTAGAGGATGTTTGCTTTATCGATTTTCAACTGCCTAAATTTG GCACACCCGCCCAGGATCTATTTTGCATGCTGATGACGTCTCCCAAATTTTCGATAAAGTTGGATAAGTTTGATCACTTCATAGAGTATTATCACCAGCAGCTTGTCGATCATCTAAGTCTGCTCAACTACAATCGGAATGCGCCCACACTAGCTCAATTTCACACCCATCTGTACAGATACAGTCTCTGGG CTTTTATTTGCGCTCAGCGCATGCTGCCTATAGTGCTGCTCCCGCCCGATGTCGATTCAAATATTGGCAATGTTATGGGAAACTCGGAGGAGGCGATAGCATTCAAGCGTAAGATGTTTCTCCTGCCGGATTACGTGGATCAGATAAAAGTCATATTACCTTGGCTTATAAACCGGGGTTATATAAGATAA
- the LOC119551123 gene encoding zinc finger protein 271 — protein MTRTCRICGGDDGRYWIETPVEKYAEKTFGQLLVELTRIEVAMAESEKFPQWLCSGCADKLESAYDFVLQARQTHELWVQKLGDSVDGDDEIKGTEALECLRETPIHLFEIEGVTIKTEELDATHQVPKADPLVRTRFVKRSIVHFSDSDDDQDDVPLRQRKITSSLCSSEPAKQNVCELCNKAFRYVTNLYRHKQRDHGVLGKNGEDYEDDYYKCDQCDKTYKYVMALVKHKHSEHGASLLPSKTSRRKLPGRPSTLPEDASPSSPASTSGTSTHRSRTNTDTLVHSIIKAVELSDEDGNSSGDNYYKCDQCSKSYKYIVSLIKHKHKEHSDKQSDKQSDSEDDQPLASTSASAVASPPKPSRINRRVDGFDYHRCEPNGAKEIKCMICLRRFTKLRELRDHLQAHPTDFGFEAHGEPIERIAEGFFKTAVESTAEGLKRRIFRDLRMGVYGRYYSITNQARYEMTLDSSDTDSDGDGESDVVIRRSYSCELCDSPEARWPRKYLLHQHHRNEHTWLDAPYVCQRCDSRFLSAQLLEHHTSQLCQNTLKRFMCDKCPQRFFWRRNLRAHLVEHKSKQETYPCDQCSRSFQDKSAVTKHKLMMHRDSSMQLIPCRWCTRTFYRPALLYKHLQRHGFTGQDLPLAETLLADASKPAGPKSIQCKMCDIQFISVADLRRHISMQGHSDQPSAYMISTATGFELLLEDTDESDEESTGRSYTCDLCDLNFRRRREMSEHQYSLHSFDKLPHSCEHCIFKTVDKHMLNQHLRTQCMNTEKKFVCSRCGYKFMWKENLTQHLATQHPKQPTVPEQQPSLRRKRRFRYQCPHCWRSFVVQPSLDKHIRDMHVAKKNPGKKYLCSLCGLESLTPNKLNIHMRRHMGEKPFKCDLCDMRFTVHYELKVHRRKHTGERPYQCTFCSKDFARPDKLRRHVFIHNVKS, from the exons ATGACGCGGACTTGCAGAATATGTGGCGGCGACGACGGTCGATACTGGATTGAGACGCCCGTGGAGAAGTACGCAGAGAAGACCTTCGGGCAGCTGCTGGTCGAGCTAACGCGCATCGAG GTGGCCATGGCCGAGTCGGAGAAGTTCCCGCAGTGGCTGTGCAGTGGATGCGCCGACAAGCTGGAGAGTGCCTACGACTTTGTGCTGCAGGCGCGCCAAACGCACGAGCTTTGGGTGCAGAAACTGGGGGACTCTGTGGACGGAGACGATGAAATAAAGGGCACCGAGGCCTTGGAGTGCCTCCGCGAGACACCGATCCACCTGTTCGAAATAGAGGGCGTGACCATCAAGACCGAGGAACTGGATGCTACGCATCAAGTGCCCAAGGCTGATCCTCTTGTGCGTACGCGCTTCGTCAAGCGGAGCATCGTGCACTTCAGTGACTCGGATGACGACCAGGACGATGTGCCACTGCGCCAGCGCAAGATTACCTCCTCGCTCTGCTCCTCTGAGCCGGCGAAGCAGAATGTGTGCGAGCTGTGCAACAAGGCCTTCAGATATGTCACCAATCTGTATCGCCACAAGCAGAGGGATCATGGCGTTCTTGGAAAGAACGGGGAAGA CTATGAAGACGACTACTACAAGTGCGACCAGTGCGACAAGACCTACAAGTACGTGATGGCGCTGGTAAAGCACAAGCACAGCGAACATGGAGCCAGTCTCCTGCCCTCCAAGACGTCCAGGCGAAAGTTACCCGGAAGGCCATCGACATTGCCCGAGGATGCCAGTCCATCTAGTCCAGCCTCCACCTCTGGAACCTCCACACATCGCAGCAGAACCAACACCGACACCCTTGTGCACAGCATCATCAAGGCAGTGGA ACTGTCTGATGAGGATGGCAACAGCAGCGGGGACAACTACTACAAGTGCGATCAATGCAGCAAATCCTACAAGTACATTGTCAGTTTAATCAAGCACAAGCACAAGGAGCACTCTGACAAACAGTCCGACAAGCAGTCGGATTCCGAGGACGATCAGCCACTGGCCTCCACATCGGCCTCGGCAGTTGCATCACCCCCTAAGCCTTCGAGGATCAACCGAAGAGTCGATGGCTTTGACTACCACCGCTGCGAGCCGAATGGCGCCAAGGAAATCAAATGCATGATCTGCTTACGCCGGTTTACCAAACTGCGGGAGCTGAGGGATCACCTGCAGGCCCATCCCACTGATTTCGGCTTCGAGGCGCATGGCGAGCCTATTGAGCGGATTGCGGAAGGATTTTTCAAGACTGCCGTGGAGTCCACTGCGGAGGGTTTGAAGCGGCGGATCTTTCGGGATCTTAGGATGGGTGTCTATGGGCGCTACTACTCCATCACAAATCAAGCGCGCTACGAGATGACCCTGGACAGCTCAGATACCGACAGTGACGGCGATGGCGAGTCGGATGTTGTCATTCGACGAAGCTATTCCTGCGAGCTGTGCGACTCTCCGGAGGCTAGGTGGCCGCGCAAGTACCTGTTGCACCAGCACCACCGCAACGAGCACACCTGGCTGGACGCGCCGTATGTCTGCCAGCGCTGCGACTCGCGGTTTCTCAGTGCTCAACTGCTGGAGCACCACACCAGCCAGCTGTGCCAAAACACTCTGAAGCGCTTTATGTGCGACAAGTGCCCCCAGCGATTCTTTTGGCGCCGGAATCTCCGCGCCCATCTCGTCGAGCACAAGAGCAAG CAAGAGACCTACCCATGCGACCAATGCTCCCGGAGCTTCCAGGACAAGAGTGCAGTTACGAAACACAAACTGATGATGCATCGGGATAGCAGCATGCAGCTCATCCCCTGCCGCTGGTGCACTCGCACTTTCTACCGACCTGCCCTGTTGTACAAGCACTTGCAAAGGCACGGCTTCACTGGTCAGGATCTTCCTTTGGCTGAAACCCTGCTGGCGGATGCGTCAAAACCGGCTGGACCGAAGAGCATCCAGTGCAAAATGTGTGACATCCAGTTCATCAGCGTGGCTGACTTGCGCAGGCACATATCGATGCAGGGCCACAGCGATCAGCCATCGGCCTACATGATTAGCACTGCAACAGGTTTTGAGCTCCTGCTGGAGGATACGGATGAAAGTGATGAGGAAAGCACGGGCAGATCGTACACCTGCGACCTTTGTGATCTGAACTTCAGGCGACGACGGGAAATGAGCGAGCACCAGTATTCGCTTCACAGCTTCGACAAACTACCACATTCCTGCGAGCATTGCATTTTTAAGACTGTGGATAAG CACATGCTAAATCAACACCTTCGCACTCAGTGTATGAACACGGAGAAGAAGTTCGTCTGCTCGCGGTGTGGCTACAAGTTCATGTGGAAGGAGAATCTGACCCAGCACCTAGCCACCCAGCATCCCAAGCAACCCACCGTTCCAGAGCAGCAGCCTTCGCTGAGAAGGAAGCGTCGGTTCCGCTACCAGTGTCCCCATTGCTGGCGCTCCTTTGTCGTGCAGCCTAGCCTGGATAAGCACATCCGGGACATGCATGTGGCCAAAAAGAATCCAGGAAAGAAGTATCTCTGCTCGCTGTGCGGCCTGGAGTCGCTGACGCCCAATAAACTGAACATTCATATGCGGCGCCACATGGGCGAGAAGCCCTTCAAGTGCGATCTCTGTGACATGCGCTTTACGGTCCACTACGAACTGAAGGTTCACCGCCGGAAACACACCGGTGAAAGACCCTACCAGTGCACCTTTTGCTCCAAGGACTTTGCACGACCGGACAAATTAAGGAGGCACGTCTTTATTCATAATGTCAAATCATAG